In Bacillus sp. Cs-700, one genomic interval encodes:
- a CDS encoding YtoQ family protein → MELTVYLAGQIHDDWRNEMKENAIKMELPIQFVGPMENHDRSDNIGEEIKGEQPNKILKDESASEINNLRTHVLLHKSDVVIALFGENYKQWNSAMDAATAIALQKPLILIRPESLHHPLKELSNKAQVTVENTDQALKALSYIFETN, encoded by the coding sequence ATGGAATTGACGGTTTATCTAGCTGGACAAATTCACGATGATTGGCGAAATGAAATGAAAGAAAACGCCATTAAAATGGAATTGCCTATTCAATTTGTTGGACCTATGGAAAATCATGATCGTTCAGACAACATTGGTGAAGAAATTAAAGGCGAACAACCTAATAAAATTCTGAAGGATGAATCTGCTTCTGAAATCAACAACCTGCGAACTCACGTTTTACTTCATAAATCAGACGTAGTCATTGCACTTTTTGGTGAGAACTATAAACAGTGGAACAGTGCGATGGATGCCGCTACGGCGATCGCTCTTCAGAAACCACTTATTCTGATTCGCCCTGAATCCCTTCATCACCCACTAAAAGAACTTTCAAACAAAGCTCAAGTTACTGTTGAAAACACAGACCAGGCTTTAAAAGCATTATCTTATATTTTCGAAACGAATTAA
- a CDS encoding PepSY domain-containing protein: MRTKDLLVGALIGAGAAAITVSTIASKKTYISPEKALKAVKGAVKPVYTVKGSWIHMKTDSVEKFNLPYTVYAGGLTCEKEGDLQQLDFMVDAETGTLVELQAQ, from the coding sequence ATGAGAACAAAGGATTTGTTAGTTGGAGCACTAATTGGTGCAGGAGCCGCAGCAATTACAGTGTCTACAATCGCTTCAAAAAAAACGTACATTTCACCTGAAAAAGCGTTAAAAGCAGTGAAAGGTGCTGTAAAACCCGTATATACTGTTAAAGGGTCATGGATTCATATGAAAACGGATTCAGTAGAGAAATTCAATCTTCCCTATACCGTTTATGCGGGAGGGTTAACCTGCGAAAAAGAAGGTGATCTTCAGCAGCTTGACTTTATGGTGGATGCAGAAACAGGCACATTAGTGGAATTACAGGCTCAATAA
- a CDS encoding M42 family metallopeptidase, whose protein sequence is MNKETLTLFKTLTELQGAPGFEHDVRKFVKSEISKYTDEIIQDNLGSVFGVKRNDGPRVMVAGHMDEVGFMVTSITENGMLRFQTLGGWWSQVLLAQRVQVMTKNGPIPGVIGSIPPHLLDDTTRNKPMAIKNMLIDIGADNKEDAERIGVKPGQQIVPVCPFTPMANEKKIMAKAWDNRYGVGLAIELLKELQNEEVPNELYSGATVQEEVGLRGAQTAANMINPDIFYALDASPANDMTGDKNEFGQLGKGALLRIYDRSMVTHQGLRDFILDTAESNEIPYQYFISQGGTDAGRVHLSNNGVPSAVVGICSRYIHTSSSLIHIDDYAAAKELIIKLVKSTDQATVDSIKSNV, encoded by the coding sequence ATGAATAAAGAAACGTTGACGCTTTTTAAAACATTAACGGAACTACAAGGTGCACCGGGTTTTGAGCATGATGTTAGAAAATTCGTAAAAAGTGAAATTAGTAAGTATACAGATGAAATTATTCAAGATAATCTTGGAAGTGTTTTTGGGGTTAAACGAAACGATGGGCCACGTGTAATGGTCGCTGGCCACATGGATGAAGTTGGATTTATGGTAACATCCATTACTGAAAATGGAATGTTGCGTTTTCAAACCCTTGGAGGTTGGTGGAGTCAAGTTCTTCTCGCCCAGCGTGTCCAGGTAATGACGAAGAACGGCCCAATTCCAGGTGTGATTGGATCAATCCCACCGCATTTACTTGATGATACAACTCGTAATAAACCAATGGCAATTAAAAACATGCTTATCGATATTGGTGCTGACAACAAGGAAGATGCCGAACGTATTGGCGTTAAGCCAGGACAGCAAATCGTTCCGGTATGCCCTTTCACTCCAATGGCTAATGAAAAAAAAATCATGGCAAAAGCTTGGGATAATCGTTACGGGGTAGGTTTAGCGATAGAACTATTGAAAGAACTTCAAAATGAAGAGGTACCGAATGAGTTGTATTCTGGGGCTACGGTTCAAGAAGAAGTGGGCTTAAGAGGTGCACAAACCGCAGCAAATATGATAAATCCGGATATTTTCTATGCACTGGACGCAAGTCCAGCGAATGATATGACTGGAGATAAGAATGAATTTGGTCAGCTTGGTAAAGGAGCACTTCTACGGATCTATGATCGCTCGATGGTGACCCATCAAGGTTTAAGAGATTTTATCTTGGATACGGCTGAAAGTAATGAAATTCCTTATCAGTATTTCATTTCTCAAGGAGGAACGGATGCGGGGCGCGTCCATCTGTCCAATAATGGTGTTCCTTCTGCAGTAGTAGGAATTTGCTCCAGATATATTCATACCTCTTCTTCATTGATCCACATAGATGATTATGCAGCTGCAAAAGAATTAATCATAAAATTAGTGAAATCAACAGATCAGGCAACGGTAGATAGTATTAAAAGCAACGTGTAA
- a CDS encoding DUF84 family protein produces MNYLVVGSTNPVKINAVRNHFVGEVIGVDVDSGVADQPWGDEETLLGAKQRARAALATSQSKIGIGLEGGVQIIEEKLYVCNWGALVDKNGTEVIAGGARFPLPDNIKKMLEEGKELGPVISEYASRADVSKKEGAIGIFTNGTVSRTDMYDHLVSLLIGQYQFQMR; encoded by the coding sequence GTGAATTATTTAGTAGTTGGATCTACGAACCCGGTGAAAATAAACGCAGTAAGAAACCATTTTGTAGGTGAGGTCATAGGGGTGGACGTGGATTCTGGTGTTGCCGATCAACCATGGGGAGATGAAGAAACGCTTCTTGGAGCAAAACAACGGGCGAGAGCCGCATTGGCAACAAGTCAGAGTAAAATAGGGATCGGTCTTGAAGGTGGAGTTCAGATCATTGAAGAGAAATTATACGTTTGCAATTGGGGAGCTCTGGTTGATAAAAATGGCACAGAAGTAATTGCGGGTGGGGCAAGGTTTCCGCTTCCTGATAATATTAAAAAAATGCTGGAGGAAGGAAAAGAATTAGGTCCTGTTATTTCCGAGTATGCAAGTCGAGCGGACGTAAGCAAAAAAGAAGGCGCCATTGGGATTTTTACCAACGGCACCGTCTCAAGAACCGACATGTACGATCATCTTGTATCTCTACTTATCGGTCAATACCAATTTCAAATGCGTTAA
- the proC gene encoding pyrroline-5-carboxylate reductase — translation MLENKTVTFIGAGSMAEAMAAGMIESGTIEPERIIMTNRSNEQRRQELMENHGVLATQSIEFAVREADVVILAMKPKDVERALEGIENFITNDQLLLSVLAGVPSSYIEEQLDGEQPVIRVMPNTSSMIGKSISALAAGTHVSDEQVTIARALIRSIGETVVIEEEQMDVFTGVAGSGPAYIYYVIESLEKAAIEGGIETETARKMAVQTVLGAGMMAEQSEDSPSALRKKVTSPNGTTQAGLEALYDNGGGEAFVAAVENAATRSKEISTQFNKKPVTQ, via the coding sequence ATGCTAGAAAATAAAACCGTAACGTTTATCGGAGCGGGTTCAATGGCAGAGGCAATGGCTGCAGGAATGATTGAGTCAGGTACTATTGAACCTGAACGTATTATTATGACAAACAGAAGTAATGAACAACGTCGTCAGGAGCTAATGGAAAACCACGGCGTATTGGCGACGCAAAGCATAGAATTCGCCGTTCGTGAGGCTGATGTTGTAATCCTTGCAATGAAACCTAAAGATGTTGAACGTGCACTAGAAGGGATCGAGAACTTTATCACGAATGATCAACTTCTCTTATCTGTTCTAGCTGGCGTACCATCCTCCTATATTGAGGAGCAACTGGATGGAGAACAACCAGTCATCCGCGTTATGCCAAACACATCAAGTATGATTGGGAAATCTATTTCTGCTTTAGCGGCAGGCACACATGTAAGTGATGAGCAGGTTACAATTGCTCGCGCGCTTATACGTTCTATTGGGGAGACAGTTGTTATCGAAGAAGAGCAAATGGACGTATTTACAGGCGTTGCAGGAAGCGGACCCGCTTATATTTATTATGTAATAGAGAGTCTTGAGAAAGCTGCCATTGAAGGTGGAATTGAAACAGAAACCGCTCGGAAAATGGCTGTTCAAACGGTACTAGGTGCCGGAATGATGGCTGAGCAATCTGAAGATTCGCCTTCCGCACTAAGAAAGAAAGTAACTTCACCAAACGGTACAACTCAAGCTGGTCTCGAAGCTTTGTATGATAATGGTGGCGGAGAAGCTTTTGTAGCAGCGGTTGAAAATGCAGCTACACGCTCAAAAGAAATTAGTACTCAATTCAATAAAAAACCAGTAACTCAGTAA